The nucleotide window GATGGCCCATGTTTATCCAATGATGGGCCCGTCTTGGTGTTGCTCTCGCGTCGAGACCCCCAACCGCCAGATGCAGCTCCCCCTTGGCCCCACCAGCTGTAAGAGCTGTGGCCAAAGAGAAGACATCCTGAAAGAGTGCCGAGCCCCTCCATCCAGAATTGCTGCCAGTCAGTTCCATCGCCGTCTCTCTTCAGTTGACTCTGGGCTCAGCCGCTCTCCATTGTGAGTGGTTCCTGGCGACTCGCAGTGAACGTGGGTGGACAATCTGGAACTGTGTGGGTGTCGGTTGGGAGTGCACAGTGCTCCCGTCGCCCAAATAAATAAGCTCCGGCCTCGCTTTGTCCCGTCACCCCTCCAAAACCTTCCATCAGATCGGCGCCGTAAATACCATCATAGcttccgtcgtcgtcgacttcttctcttctcccgtCCTGTCTTTCTTGACTCTTCATTGCAACTTTGTATCCTCCATATCCCGACGGATTTTCATCATCTATTTTAATCAACAACCACTACCCCAATAATTCACAATGGCCGGCGGACACGACGAAGATCTGATGCCCGAGGACAACTCGGGCTACAAGCTCTCTCAGCCCAAGCAGTCCTTGGCTGAGTACCACAAGATGGGTATGTTCCAACCTTTGTCTTTACtgtttgttttcttttcagCATCGCATGCGTCTTATTTCACCCGTATTTTCTCTGCGGCATCGTGCGGATCGTGGGACTTTTTTGGAAAAAGGGGGAACTGCGGGTGCGGTGACGACATGATGGTGACCCCTTTCACCGCCCATGCTTCACGGCGCAAAGGACTATGGCAACGCCTCACAACATCGCAACTTTCCATGCCAAAACTTTGGCAAGATCACGACCACTCTAAGCGCAAAGTAAAGCTTGCGTGGGTTTCCCGTGGCAGAAACCTACCTCTGCAATTGTTGACTTGGCGGTCAAGTTAAGCCAAAGGTCGTCGCAGACGTTCACAACTTTCAACAGGGCATGCCCCTGGTTTGAAGATGAGGGGCGCGAGAGCTATCGCGACATAGCCCATCTTAGCAGACCCGAAGACCACAGCACCGTCATTCACACAACACTCAACCGCATtcaaccacacacacacacacatatatatatatcatGATGCCAAAGAAAAGAGGTACCATTCATGAAAAGAAGAGCCACCATGACTAACCCTTCCCCCTAGACGAGAACGACGAGTCCCTCAAGCGCTACAAGGAGtccctcggcctcggcggcggcaacgacCTGTCCGACCCCAACGACCCGCGCGTGTGCATCATCCACTCGCTCTCCATGGAGTCTCCCGGCCGGGAGCCCGTCGTGATCGACCTGTCTACGCCCGGGTCGCTGGAGGacctcaagaagaagccctTCACCATCAAGGAGGGTGCCAAGTTCACCATGAAGGCCCAGTTCAAGGTGCAGCACGAAATTTTGAGCGGCTTGCACTACGTCCAGACGGTCAAGCGCGGCAAGATCAGGATCCCCGGTGGCAAGACGAGCGAGATGATTGGCAGTTATGCGCCCAACACGGATAAGAATCCCATGTACACCAAGACTTGTgagttcttttttcttcttcctctccttctttgtGACAGAAATCCTGCTGTCCGTTTGTTTGTCCTTGTGAATGGGAATAGGGGGCGGAAATTTGCTGACCGAGTTTACGAAACGATTTAgtcgccgaggaggaggccccCACTGGCATGCTCGCCCGTGGCAACTACAACGCCGTCTCTCGCTTcgtcgacgacgatggcAAGACCCATCTCGAGTTCGAGTGGAGCTTCGATATTGCCAAGGACTGGTAAACTACTTTCGGGTTTAGatcgccgtcatcgtcgtcgtctagTTTCTCGCCCTATAAGCTAGCCGGTCACTCAGTCCAGCTAGTCAGCCGCATCggatacacacacacatacacttCGCTGTTGGCATACTGTGACGAACTGCTGTGCCCTCGGTTGATTTCGTGGGCAAAGAGGGATGCGCCATTCGCGAACGAGGAGCGAACTCGatagaggatgaagatggaatTAATCATGCTGAGTGGGGAAAGAAGACTAAACACGCGCTTCCTCCCTGTTTCGAAGATCACGAAACAGGGAGAAagatacactacactaccggAACTCGacaagggaaaggaaggtaGAAACACACCGACGTCTGTTTCACCTTATCTAGGTATGGGACTGGAAAGGCAAGCGAACGGAACGGAACGGAATCTGGGCCACAGGATGGTTTGGTCGTTTAGGGTATACGCCCCCCTTTCCGGGcaggagggaaggggaagaggagaaaactTCCTTACATTTatctacatacatacacatcATCTTATCTTAGTAGTATAAACACACATAACTCTCACATACGCAATTCAGGTCTTGCGGTTTCTCTTATCTGCTATGAAGAAGATCGGGAGGGCTTACTTGTTAgtagaggagaagaaaaaaaaaaaactgtcCCGAGTACCTCTATCATTCATGCCTGCTTCTAATCTATGACATTGCGGTCGCTAGCGTGGGTATATGCAGTGTATTCACACTCTTTGGTGCGAACAAGTTCAAGCCAAGACCATCCGCAACGCTCATGCTCTCTGTTCCCGTCCTCTATCCCCATTCGCCCCGAGTGCGCACCATGTAGGGGGGTTTCCCGTCTCTCGCCGACTATTACAAAAAGTAATCCGGCAATGCGCCCCCCTCCGCCGACTTGTCCTGATTCATCTGCTGATCCTTAACGGCGTCGTTCTCAGGAGCGGCCGCAAACACATTGAAGAAGCGCTCTCCAGTATCGCTGACCTCCAAGACACTTGCCATGTTTCCGCACCGGTAGCAGTAGTTGGGCGCGCTCCATACCGTGCTCAGCCGGTCGTCGTATAGCACCTGATACCCTTCCTGACAGAGCTGGTGCGCGCGCAGAATGTGGTTCATGTTGTTCACCGCCAGGAACTTCTTAACCACCTGCGCTCCGAAAGTGTAGCCAGCGCCGCGGGGTGATAAACTGAACTCGTCGCGGTCGGGATCGGGATCGGACCATACTAGGTCGGCCATGGGGCCTTCGTGGGGAATCTCGCGGAAGCGGTCGATTACTTTAATTTGGTCGATAGAGTGAATCGAAGGGGAGAGACCTGGCGCGGAAGAAGAGGTTTAGCAACTAGCTTGTACACCTGGCGCCCAGAAAGGGGGTATCTTACCTCCGTGTACACAGAATATTTGGTCGTTGATGACCACACTTAATGTGAGGAAATCGAACATGTCGGTAAAGTAATGCCAGACATTGGCATTGCCGTACTTGCGCGAGCACTCGGTATAAAAGCCGTAAGACTGCGTTACGCCGCGGGACTCGTGGTTGCCTCGAATCAAATGGACGCGGTTGGGGTATCTCAGTTTTAAAcaaacaagaagagaaatcgTTTCGACGCTGAACATGCCTCGGTCGACATAGTCGCCTGTTGTTTTTCTCCCAAGGTTAGTCAAACGTCGTCATTTTAGCACAGCACCCGCATGGAGGGCACGCGCCGCCCGCGTCTTgcttccatcaccaccaccaagatcaCCACCCACCTAGAAATAGATAATTCGTGTCTGGACAGTAGCCACCGATCCTGAATATCTCTATCAAATCATAGAACTGGCCGTGGATGTCACCGACAACCGTAACGGGGGCGCGAACATGCACGACATTGCTCTCGCGCATTAGCAGCTCTTTTGTTTTGGCGCATATCGCTTCGATAACCGATTCAGCGAGTAGTTCCTTTTTGTAGAGGCGTGAGATACACTCGTCGAGGTCGACCGAAGCTATTCGGCACGTCACATGTCAGTGGTTGTGGTATGTCTGCGCCGTTGAATTTATGTTGGGGGTTTGTCGGTGTCTTTTTTGGCGGGGCGTGGGATgggcaagaagaggaggggcaTGGCCTTGTCCGCTGCTTTTCAACGTTGGTGGCGCAAAGGGTGCAATGGACCAACTTACGGGGAAGGCCAGGCATGACGGGCAGAGATGATGCTCTCGTGTAGTAGGATCAATGGAACGGCGCTAAAAACACAACTTAGACACGTTTTGCAGTTGGTAGTGTTGTGTCGACAGGCTCAGCAATCACGAGTTGCGGTAAAGGCTGGTAGTGCTTCTCCCAGCTCGAGCGATgtcagtggtggtggttggatAGATGCGAATCAACATGTTCGAAGAGGTGGTTATTGTCACATCGAACGGGGCAAAAGAGCTTCAGCAGACGACGGAGCGCAATCCTCCAGTCACTTGGTGATGGGACAGCTCAGCTTCAGTTTGctttagaaaaaaaaatcaaaactGAAAGTTGGGAGGGAAGAAATGTGCTATACGGATTCTGAGAGAGCAGTCGCAAGCGGCCTAGCAGGAATACAACTTTCCATCTGAATTTGGTACTGTACAGTCTGTACTGAGGTGGAAATGAAGGCGACGTGTGTTTTTGTTGCTGACTGAGGAAGCCGAGGGAGAAGCGCAATCCCGAGTGCTGAAGCCTTTCCTTCCTAGCGAATCCAAGGAGGCTCGACGCGCTGCACCTGCCCTCCCTTCTGCAGTGCCCTGGAGGTGCCCCAGgtgggctgctgctgctgacgaGGTGACGTGCCCTCATTCGGGCCAGCTGCGCTGAGTGTTGACGGTTCCTCGACACTCAGCTGGCAACATGAGTGGAAAGCACTGCAGACAGCTGGGAAACCGCCCGTCATCCCGGCCCGTCACTGAAAAGGCCCGTGCGGCAGCTCGCCCAGCGGCCCAGGTTCTTGACGCCCTGAATCCCCGGCTCCCCATCACTCACGGCCTCACACGTGCTGGAAGGGACTGGGTGCTTGTGCCCCACTTGGTAACCGGTTCATACAAAAGCCAGCGgtctccctcctctcttccAACTTGGACCCTCACAAATTCCTTTCCCTGCTCCTCTCTCTTGCGCTTCTGCTGCTTTGCTGCGTCCGCGGCCACCTCTGAAGATATCTCGGCGAACTCACTTTCCCATCCTTCAGCTGTGTCAACGGACACATTGGTTTGATTCGGCGCTCTTCTGCCAATAGTTCCGGGCTTTTCGGTCCACACTTTGTATCTGATGGCTTTTTCTGCTTTTTCTGTTCATTCTGTCTATTGATTGCTGGCCAGATTCCCAGGACCAAGACGCCAAAGTCCAGTGTTGCTTTCTGGCGTAGTCTGAGGCTTCACTGCCTTTCAAAGCGTTGTCCCTGTCCTCTCTGGCGAGGCCTCGGTTGGACTGAGCCCGAggttatttcttttttttatgcTTCATATGCCTACTCTTTCACTGGCGTTCAAGCTCGAAGCTCATCGAGCCCCAGAGTTGGCTGCCTTGGATTGCAGTTCAGGAGTTGATCGACGAGTAGTATCTGGTCACAGGGAGGAAGGCATTCATGGTCTTGCTGTCCACCGAGGCAGCCAACGATGGGACGGTGTATGGGAATCATGACGGGACATCTTGCGCGATATCATCGCAACATGTCTTGGTCATGTCCTCTACGGGCTTTTATCGAGGACGCAGTTGAGGGCTTTCGATGCGATCATCTTTATTGAGGTCGATCACAGTCAACATTGGCAATCCCTTACTCGGACCAACTTCTCTGCCACCCGGGAGATTGGGGACGGGAAGGTTCAAAGGTAACACGTTTCATTTCCTCATTTTAGCTCTCAGAATGGGCCTCTTATCCCCCATGTTTACTATATGACCCCCTCTGAGGTGGATGTACTTGTCGAATTCTATAGATGGCCGGCCCTGTGCTTCTGCCTCTTCTTACAGGCATCGTCCCATTCTCTATACCTCTAGTTCTCTGAATACCTATCAATCTTCAAACCAAATCATGAAAGCAAAAGGAGCCAACATCCACCATATCAGAGCGATGAGACGCAAACGCAGCTTGCCGAGTCGGAGCCGGGCCAGACCCCCAATTCCCGATGCAGTAAGGGGCTGTTTCTCACGTGATTCGTGCGTGTCAGCCCCCGCTCACTTGCGCCCAGAGGGTGGCGGCTGAACTTCTGACGGCGGCGCTCTTCAACCTCCAAAAATGCGACTTGCATCGGAAGTCAGTCGGGCAACTGAAGTCAGCTGGTTCGCAACTTGAACCTCACAGAGTCGAGCCACGACCGATtccacaacaccacaaccacacgCCGGCGAACAGGCCACTTATCGCAGCCTTGCCTCTAGACTTTTCTTTGCATTCTGATCTTCAATCCAGCGTCTCTTGACGCCGCGGCTTTGTTAGTTTCTGGCGGCTTCCTCGACACCCTACAAAGAGTGACTGCCACAGCAGTATATCCCAAACTATTCAAGTATCCCGCTGCCGGTCAATCAATTGGATCGTGTGGCACAGACGCGCAACCGGCATACGTCGGGTCTGGATATACATCGCTCTCGAGGCGCCCGTTGATATACATGCTCTATGTTAGAGGCCCTCTCTTTGCTTCCCGGTGGTCGCTCGCCAGGCTAATGTCCTCGCAGCGCACCTGATCCATCATAGGCATTCGCCATCCATCTCAGCGAAGCTACAAGTCATCATCGCCTACAAGGTCCTCTTTATATCTACACCCACGGGACTACAAGGCTACTCCTGATATACCTACTCCATTCAGCAGTTATACGCAGCCTAAGTGGCTTTGTCTCCTCGCCTTCAGCCCATCGCCGGcgattctttttttcttttccatctttcttcttcatcatagTGACCCAACACTATTTCTCTTTGCTCACCCCCCGGTCAACCCGTATATACCATGTCTTCCGCCGCAGCGGTCGACTCCGCTCCGGGACAGTCCTCCTCCCAACACGAACCAATATGTTATAACTGCGGCACACGGGGTCATTGGGTTGTCGCTTGTCCAGAGCCTACTAGGGATGTGCCTGCGTGAGTAACCTTGGGTCTCTTTGGCCCATTTGTCTTTGTAACAAACGGGTACGCACTTGCTACACCTTGTGACTAACAGTCCTTCCAGCGGGCTTCAACGATGGCAGTCTCAGCACCAGGAAGGTCATTCGTCGGATCGCAACGCTGCCTCCCATGATAAAAAGGGGCCCGTTGTCACTCGGTATCCGTTGCCTCCTAGCCAAGGCCCTACCATCACAAGATACGGTCCTCCGCAACCACCGGCGTATCCCCCTGgtgcaccaccgccgccgtcgaTCCAAGCTTATCCTCCGGCCTcttttccaccaccaccaccgccgccgccgctaccaACATATTCCGGGAGTTACCATCCCCCGCCGCCGGCTGTGTATGGCCAGTTCCCGCCGGCTGCACCACCGCCCCCGTCGCAGTACGCACCGCAGCCTCCTTACGGACAGCCGCaatatcctcctccgtaTCCCCCATCCAACTACTACCCGAACGGcgttccccctcccccgcctgGGGCTTATCCTCCGCAACCCTATTCTCAACCAGGACCACCGCTTCCCGTGCCGCCGCCTCCTGTACCACCTCCCTATCCTAGTAGCTACAGTGGGCCACCGCAGCCGGAATACCATTACTCTCCAGGTCAGCAGCCTCCGTACCCTCCTCCTACCGGGTGGGTACCGCCGCCATTTGCTCCTCCCCACTTGCCGCCCCCTCCGCCATCCAATTCTGGCGCAAACAAGCATCGTGGCAAGAGACAGAATCAAGGCCCGAAGCATTCGAATGCGCAAAGAGATAGACACGACAGGCACAACAGAGATGAAGGAAACGACAGAGTCGACAGGTTTGACCGCTATGACCGGTACGATAGGCCGGACAGGTTTGACAAACGTGATCGAGATGACGGTTTCGAAAGGGGCGAACGGCTTGACAGAATCGATCGCTTTGAGCGAAATGATAGGAACCAACGGCCTGAGAGACACGACCGGCCTGCGAGGATCGAGAGAGCCGAGAGGAACGACAGGAGTGACAGGCGTCGAAATGTGAATGATTCAGAGGACCGAGCCGGACCTGGGCGACAAGAACGCCGAAAGGAGCCACGAACAGTCCAGCCTGAGCGAACATCCAAGCCCGCAAATTCCAAGACAGCGGTTCCCGAGCCCAAGGAGGATGTAGGAAACGGTGAATGGGATCCAGAATCTGAAAAGGATATGCAGCGCATTTTTCCTGAACTTGACTTTAAGCCGGCGGATCCGGTCGGAATTCCTCTACCTGCGACTTACACGGATGACCCCACGATTCCGCCTGCATACAATGCCAAATGCGTCAAGTCTCTTTATTTCAACGATCAAAACGAAAAGGAGTTTGCCTTCTCGGTCCGGGAGACATCTTTCTGGTCTGTTCTTAAGCTAGACCCTGTCTTTAAGTTCTATCCGGGGATGATCAGGAAGCGCATCGGCGAGCATGAGTACACGACTCATATAATATCTGCGCCTCCTCATCCAGAAGCCAAGTTGAAGCTTCCACCGAAATTCACAATTTCTCGGAACCAACCAAAAGAGACGCCGGAAATTGATCGATACCGCCCTCGACCTGATCAGCACCGTGATTTCTCGCCCAGACGTTCCGCACCTCGTGACCAACCACCATCCGGATTTGACCGAGGACACCGATGTTATCAGCAACATCCAAAGCGGCCTCTGGATGACAATTTTGACGGACGTGATCGCGATCCCAGGGATGCAAAGCGGCCCAGACAGAGTCTGGATACTCCTGACCGGGGTCATGGCCGTGATGCctatccaccacctcctcgcaGACCCTCTCCAAATCCCAAATATAACTTCAGTGCCGATCCCTGGTCGCCACAGGCTGGTGAGACGAAGATCCCATCAACCGACCATCGCTATAATAGGGACACCTACTACGACAATAGGTCTTCGTCGTCCAGGGACGACAGAGAcaaggagagagggagagagcgACCGTCCCAGTATGCGGACATGCGCCACGACAGCGGCTACCACAGCAGTCGTAGCCGCTCGCAGGAGCGCAAACCCAGGAGATCCTCGTATCGCGATGATTACAGGGATCGggacagagacagagacaaCCGACCACTTTCAGGGCCATACCAGCAGAGGAAAAGGACGCGGTCACGTAGCCGCAGTCCTAGCCGCAGCCGTAGTCCGGCTTCGTCCTATCTCTCGCCAGCAAGAAGCATTGCAAAGCGCAGTCGCTCTGCTAGCCGTGGTCGTAGCTTGACTCGTAGTAGGAGCCGTAGTCGCAGCAGAAGCGAACGCAGCGAATCCCCCCTTACGGCGCTGGATAAGGAGCTGCTGGGTTTGACTGACGAGCCTAATGAGCCCGTGAAGTCAAAGGTGGTTCCCAAGAAGGTGGCGCCGAGGGTCAAGGTTGCTGCGGCTTTTGGGTGAGTAACTCCAGTCATATCTTTCCATACAAGGGAATGAACGCTAACATGCTTGATAGTCGCCGTTGGTAAACCTCACAACACATCTActttttcttattcttcGCTTTTTCTTCACAATTTCAACGAAATCGGATGTTTATCTTTTGATCCGTCATATCCCGGCGTTGAGAGAATGTGGGGCCTCTTTCTTGTGTTTACATCAGGGCTTGTTGTTACCAGGCGTTTCTCATCCATGGAGTTTATGTGGCTATCGGATGGTAGGTGGATGGGTGGGCGGGTGTTATGGAGTGACATATTTCTTTTAAGCTGAGTTCATGCAGCACCATCGTCCAAAccattttttcttctttttataatacaaCAGTGCATCTGCCGGGCACGGGAATATCTTGCTTCCAATCGTGGACACAAATGTCCAGACTGTGATGCCCAAGATGTCTATTGTACCATGGCCTCACAACCAGATACGCAATTTAATTTGAAAGCTCATACAATTTCCAACCttggggaaggaaggaaggtagCAAGCGGGGAAAAaatgaaggaagaagctgcCACGAAAACGTGAAATCTCGAGCCGCTACAGGAATGAACACCTACCTGTCCAAAGACAAGAATACCTCCAGGTACAGTGATGGTCAAAAAAATACTGTACCTCCTTACCCATATTGGGATATGTGGGTGAGAGGGACcgtattttttttaattttttttttatttttttttttttttgactaTGAGTCTACCTCTAATCACACCGATGAACCCTCGGAAACAACAAATATGATCATATTAGGCTACAGACCGACCCACCTATGACCTACCTCTATAGAGAGACGTttatctacctaggtacccttCAAATACCAATCCGCCACGAATCAATTATCCAACTGAAGTCCGCGTGAACTGAACGAACAAATGCAGAGATTTATCAACAATAACTTACCTTGTTACACCGACGAATTCATGTTAGCACAACCTCTAACGTTatgaattaaatttaggttctcgacactgctgctgccgtaCGCATCATGCTCCAAGTAAAACCAGAAAAGAAATGTataaagagaaagaagaagaaaaaagagagagaaggttgggggccaagaaggaaaaacaaTAAACTGGTTGAAGAAAGCAACTTGGCACACACAGTAGGGtaggtcgtcgtcgtcacggTATTTTTATCACATTCCATCAAAGTTATGCAAATACAGGTTGAACAGCGAACTGGACACCTCGTGGTGTGTCCAGGTGTGGTCAAAGcaagccatcaccacaaaTTAACCGGTCCTTTTTTCATTTCATTCCTTTGATTCATAATTTAACAACTTGTTCAATtcgtgtttttttttcttttggtctatttgttttctttctgtACCATGATATCCTCGTATCATAGAAACATGAACATTGTAAGCGCTCACTCACTGGCGACGTGATTGATGGGTGTTAGGGTTTCCTTATGTTAGATGTAACCTTCGTATTGAGGATGTTTGCGTCTTGTCCTCATGTGGTAGCGTAACGTGACGGACGGGCGGGCAGAGGGCAGAGTAAAGGTAAAGGAATATATTGTTCTTGCAGACATACTAGTACCACGATACGAAAGGTTTAGTAAAGGAGAGCATCTATCACATCAATTTGTGAGCATGGAACGAGAGAGAAGCATCGTTCGCTTCTTTTTTCGACCGTCTATCATTTATCTAGCCAAGCTCTCTCTCGTACCGTGGGAGAAGTAGAGCCAAGGAAAGCAATCGATAGATAAttattcatccatccatctatctatctatctgtCTTTCCTTGCCATGTCCCCTGGATATATAACGCTCCTAAATGGTTCTGTTTTGCCATATACCCTCCCTTCATTGTCTCCCTCCTTGCTTGCCTGACTTCCATGCGCTTCCTTGGGGGTATCCTATCTGGTATCAAAGTAAAAGCAAAAACAAAGCATTCCGTGAATAAAAGGATTTGAGAAGAAACAAAAGCGATGCCCAATATTAAAAAGCGATATTCCAACACATCCATGGTTGTGGAGCAATGGCATAAATGACCAAGCGCAGGCGTGATTAAGTGATCACGACCTTAGTTTTGTCTCAGAAACCACCATGGCGACCGAGGCATTGTAAGCCAGAGCCATGCAAGAAAGGAGTGAGCGAAACGTAGAGTTGGAGGTGGCTGATCTGTGCGAGAATATGGGGGGTTTTGTCAATGACAAAAGGGCAATGGGGTACTTTTTGTGATGTGGTGTAGTGCAGTGCGAAGAACAAAGGGAAAGCGTCTCCAACGAGTGAATGGTAATCGGTAAGTGAGAAGATGGCGCCTTCACAAAATGTGATGAACAAGACAAAACAAATCAAAACGAGGGTGGGGTATCTCGCGGGATCAGCCAGTCATAACCACTACATATCGCCCACTCACTGCTTCTCGACTCCAGCTGCTTGCGCTGCCGAGTCATCCAGGGGTTTCGGTGGTAGACTCCTCCGTTTATCGGTGGAAGAACGCGGGGACAGGGACAGTAGCCGAGCGCTGCCGGCGCTGATGTGTCGTGCGTGTCCCTTGCCCAGATTCACGCTGGTCGCTCGCCGAATCTCCTCGTATTTCACATCCCCCAAGGTGTCCGAGTGTTCAGGGCTTGCCTCGGGAGTATGCGTATCGCCCAAGAAATTGAGATATCCTTCAAAGCTTTTCGTTCGGACATTGGCAGGATGACCGTGAATGACAACGGGTTGCCCTTCCCTGACAGATCCCCAATGAGGTTCCTCCTCCCAATCACTTGATGCGCGAGCCTCCCCACTGGATTGCCGGTTCCATCCAGGACGTTCTCCACTAGGACGTGCAACACGGGATAGATAATCATCATCCACGATGGATGATTCCTCATTTAGGTGTTCATGCTCGGGCGAATGTCCATCCTGAATCTCGTTATCCGGCTCTAATGTCCGAGGAAGCTGCCTATATGGTGTTGATGACCTCATGAGACTTGATGACTTTCGCCTCTTCGCTGAAAAGCGTCCGGATAGCCATGACGCCTCAGAATCTATGGAGGCAAGCGACATGGTCTGCGGTTCGGGGGTCATGTTACGCTCATCGGGGTggccgaaggaggagggcgtaTTACGGAGTGCGTCCACAGATCTCTGTTCTGATGACGTTGGTGTCTCGTATCTAGGGCCATTCTCCGATGTCGTTACTCCTAAGGGATCGACATCGTTGTTTGGGTTGGGAGACGCCTCGGCGATCGTGGGGGGAATCGAATCACCCTCGTTTAAGTGTATCCTGGATCCTGGTGGCGTGATTGGGAGCTCGGGAAGATCTTCACGGAAGCGCGATTTCGTGCGCTTCGGTACTCCCGAGCTAACCCGTCGCGGGGTGAAATTGGATGGGGGTGTTGGCACCTGTAGTTGTGGTGTTTGCATCGAGTCGCGCGACGTGTTGGAGAACGAAGACGGCCCACCGGAGCTTCGTCTGTTTCTGTTCCCCCACCTGAAGATGGATGCCCATGATATCGGTCCTCTGGAGC belongs to Neurospora crassa OR74A linkage group IV, whole genome shotgun sequence and includes:
- the rdi-1 gene encoding rho-gdp dissociation inhibitor, giving the protein MAGGHDEDLMPEDNSGYKLSQPKQSLAEYHKMDENDESLKRYKESLGLGGGNDLSDPNDPRVCIIHSLSMESPGREPVVIDLSTPGSLEDLKKKPFTIKEGAKFTMKAQFKVQHEILSGLHYVQTVKRGKIRIPGGKTSEMIGSYAPNTDKNPMYTKTFAEEEAPTGMLARGNYNAVSRFVDDDGKTHLEFEWSFDIAKDW
- the pp2A gene encoding serine/threonine-protein phosphatase PP2A catalytic subunit yields the protein MPGLPPSVDLDECISRLYKKELLAESVIEAICAKTKELLMRESNVVHVRAPVTVVGDIHGQFYDLIEIFRIGGYCPDTNYLFLGDYVDRGMFSVETISLLVCLKLRYPNRVHLIRGNHESRGVTQSYGFYTECSRKYGNANVWHYFTDMFDFLTLSVVINDQIFCVHGGLSPSIHSIDQIKVIDRFREIPHEGPMADLVWSDPDPDRDEFSLSPRGAGYTFGAQVVKKFLAVNNMNHILRAHQLCQEGYQVLYDDRLSTVWSAPNYCYRCGNMASVLEVSDTGERFFNVFAAAPENDAVKDQQMNQDKSAEGGALPDYFL